From one Lycium ferocissimum isolate CSIRO_LF1 chromosome 5, AGI_CSIRO_Lferr_CH_V1, whole genome shotgun sequence genomic stretch:
- the LOC132056183 gene encoding mitogen-activated protein kinase kinase 9, with the protein MALVRDRRQLNLRLPLPEPSERRPRFPLPLPPTTTSTVNSAVNTTAATTTTISISELEKLKVLGHGNGGTVYKVRHKRTSVIYALKVVHGDSDPEIRRQILREISILRRTDSPYVIKCHGVIDMPGGDIGILMEYMNAGTLENLLKSQTAFTEVCLAKIAKQVLGGLDYLHNHKIIHRDLKPSNLLVNREMEVKIADFGVSKIMCRTLDPCNSYVGTCAYMSPERFDPDTYGVNYNGYAADIWSLGLTLMELYMGHFPFLPPGQRPDWATLMCAICFGEPPSLPEGATESFKDFMKCCLQKESSKRWSAQQLLQHPFMRSIDL; encoded by the coding sequence atGGCTTTAGTTCGTGATCGCCGTCAACTCAATCTCCGTCTTCCTTTACCGGAACCCTCCGAACGCCGCCCTCGTTTCCCCTTACCCCTCCCTCCCACCACCACCTCCACCGTTAACTCCGCCGTCAACACCACCGCCGCCACCACTACAACAATCTCAATTTCCGAACTCGAAAAACTTAAAGTTCTCGGTCACGGTAACGGTGGAACTGTCTACAAAGTCCGTCACAAACGTACTTCCGTTATCTACGCTCTCAAAGTCGTTCACGGTGATAGTGACCCGGAAATTCGCCGTCAAATCCTCCGTGAAATTTCAATCCTTCGACGGACGGATTCACCTTACGTCATCAAGTGCCACGGTGTCATCGATATGCCAGGTGGAGATATCGGTATACTTATGGAGTATATGAACGCTGGCACACTTGAAAATCTTCTTAAATCACAAACAGCTTTTACAGAAGTATGTTTAGCGAAAATCGCTAAACAAGTACTTGGTGGTCTAGACTACTTACACAACCACAAAATCATACACAGAGATTTAAAACCTTCAAATCTTCTAGTAAATCGTGAAATGGAAGTGAAAATAGCAGATTTTGGAGTGAGTAAAATTATGTGTAGGACTTTGGATCCTTGTAATTCGTATGTTGGAACTTGTGCTTATATGAGTCCAGAAAGGTTTGATCCAGATACTTATGGAGTTAATTACAATGGTTATGCAGCTGATATTTGGAGTTTAGGGTTAACTTTAATGGAACTTTATATGGGTCACTTTCCGTTTTTGCCACCGGGTCAACGACCCGACTGGGCTACACTAATGTGCGCTATATGCTTTGGTGAGCCGCCTAGTTTGCCTGAAGGAGCAACGGAAAGTTTTAAGGATTTTATGAAGTGTTGTTTGCAAAAAGAGTCTAGTAAGAGATGGAGCGCTCAGCAATTGTTGCAACATCCATTTATGAGGAGTATCGATTTGTAA